GGAAAAGATATAATGATGATTGGTAGAAAAAGACCTTTTCTTAATTCGAAGACAGATGCTGAAAAAATAAGAAAATATGAGCAAGAATTCAAAAAGGTGCAGGAAGAATTTAGAGATGGAATGAAATGAATGTAGTCCCTAAATAAGGGGCATGTAGAAGGAGTAATGATATGGATGTTTATGAGTTAATTAGTGATGTAGATTCAAAAGAAAAATTAGTAGAGTTTTTGCTTCATCTTCAAAAAGATTTCAAAGAAAATCAAGATGAGTGGGAGAATATAACATTAGAAGATTACTTAGAATCAATGGAAGCATGGATAAATGATTGTGAGGGAGCCTACCAAAACAGAGGTGAAGAGATGCCTAAAAATATATCATGGGGTTTTATTGCACAGGTGTTATTGGCGGCAGCTCACTATGAATAAATTTAAATAGATTAATTTATTGAGGTCTAAGTTTAAATAAAAGCGAAGAGACTAAATAGCAGGTGAAGATCTTTCAAATCTCGTAAAGAAATATAATCCTCGTGGCGACGTACGAATAGGATGCATAGGGTAGTGGGTTAAAGAGTGATGTCAAAGGCATAGCTGTAGACAATCATAAAAGACCACAACCATGGTGGTAAGAATAGGGAGGATATACTAACAAATGATAGAAGTTGTGTTTTATGATTGGCGTAAAAATAGATCGAAGAAACAGAAATTACAAGCTCATGAAATAAGAATTTTTGAATTGATTTTTTCTAGAAAGTTAAGAGAGTTTGATTTAGGACTAAATGATATTGGATTTATAGAAGTATTTTGTTTAGCTAAGGTTAATAAAGGGGATTTCTGTGAGGTCATGGTGGATATGAATCAAATTGGTATATCTATCTCATATGATTTTATGGATTTTTTAACACTTAATTCAGTCGAAGAAAAATATGAAGAGTTTTGTAAATTAGTGCGCCAATATGTAATACCTGCACTTGAAGAAAACTCAAATCTATCACCAAATATTGTAAGAGGGTATATTGAAGAGTCCTTGGATGAAATAGTAAAGCAAAACTATGAAGGGATATTTTTGGTAGGTAAAACTCCTAAGAAAAGTCCTAGCCGTAAGAAGATAGCGATATTAAAAGGAATTCATCGCGTCCAAGGTTTTCAACTTCGATGTGAGGTATATGATGAAAAGGGAATGAAAATTAAAGATA
This Bacillus mycoides DNA region includes the following protein-coding sequences:
- a CDS encoding DUF7660 family protein — its product is MDVYELISDVDSKEKLVEFLLHLQKDFKENQDEWENITLEDYLESMEAWINDCEGAYQNRGEEMPKNISWGFIAQVLLAAAHYE